The Rhodoligotrophos appendicifer genome includes a region encoding these proteins:
- a CDS encoding class I SAM-dependent methyltransferase produces the protein MGTIQTKTLDKTKLDALVGRVVGDLSAGYGGVMVSLGHRLGLYKAMADRGPLTSREIASLAGCAERYVREWLNSQVAGGYVTYHAISGTYELAPEQAFVLADEDSPVFIPNAWATPASMWADEEKAVEAFRTGAGIPWGDHDGRLFCGVASFYRNAYGASLVPQWLPALDGVIEKLKAGALVADVGCGHGHSTVLMAKAFPKSTFHGFDTHEKSVQEARKVASEAGVSDRATFSTARAENYRGTGYDLICFFDCLHDMGNPVAAATHAAKALARDGTVMLVEPFANDRLEDNISPIGRIYYAASTTICCAHAISDGGHTVLGAQAGAARLAEIFRKAGFTRFRQAMQTPFNLILEARL, from the coding sequence ATGGGTACCATTCAAACGAAGACCCTCGACAAAACCAAGCTCGATGCGCTGGTTGGCCGAGTCGTCGGTGACTTGTCCGCGGGTTACGGAGGCGTCATGGTCAGCCTCGGTCACCGCCTCGGCCTCTACAAGGCAATGGCCGACCGCGGGCCGCTCACGTCTCGCGAGATCGCCAGCCTGGCCGGCTGCGCTGAACGGTATGTGCGCGAATGGCTGAACTCCCAGGTGGCTGGCGGTTATGTCACCTACCATGCCATCAGCGGCACTTATGAACTGGCGCCGGAACAGGCCTTCGTGCTGGCCGACGAGGATAGTCCCGTCTTTATTCCGAATGCCTGGGCGACGCCCGCCTCCATGTGGGCCGACGAGGAAAAGGCCGTCGAGGCCTTCCGCACCGGCGCCGGCATTCCCTGGGGTGACCATGACGGCCGGCTCTTCTGCGGCGTCGCTTCCTTCTACCGCAATGCCTACGGCGCCAGCCTCGTGCCGCAATGGCTGCCGGCACTGGATGGCGTAATTGAAAAGCTGAAGGCGGGCGCCCTGGTGGCCGATGTCGGCTGTGGCCACGGCCATTCGACTGTTCTGATGGCGAAGGCATTCCCCAAGTCAACGTTCCACGGCTTCGACACTCACGAAAAATCGGTGCAGGAGGCACGTAAAGTGGCAAGTGAGGCAGGCGTCTCAGACCGCGCAACCTTCTCCACCGCGCGGGCGGAGAACTACCGCGGGACAGGCTATGACCTCATCTGCTTCTTCGACTGCCTGCATGACATGGGCAATCCGGTGGCAGCCGCCACGCATGCGGCCAAAGCCCTTGCAAGGGACGGCACGGTGATGCTGGTCGAGCCCTTCGCCAACGATCGGCTGGAGGACAACATCTCGCCGATTGGCAGGATCTATTATGCGGCCTCAACGACGATCTGCTGCGCACATGCGATCTCTGACGGCGGCCATACCGTGCTGGGTGCGCAGGCTGGCGCGGCGAGGCTGGCGGAGATCTTCCGCAAGGCCGGCTTCACCCGCTTCCGCCAGGCAATGCAGACGCCGTTCAACCTGATCCTCGAGGCCCGCCTCTGA
- a CDS encoding GNAT family N-acetyltransferase, whose product MSSPSHSGEEGGQAIPMIETDRLTLRPYSLADYQPYLTMCSEIEVMRFLGGQPISPEEAWHRVMRYAGHWSLLGYGIFAVFEKSTGDYVGETGIADYHRGLGEGFDEAGEASWVFSAKVHGRGYALEAAEAAHHWFTSHTGRRRTVCLVHPDNLASLRIATRLGYAEFGKRRYKEQLLTMLERDGQASAPMS is encoded by the coding sequence ATGTCTTCGCCATCGCACAGCGGCGAAGAGGGAGGTCAAGCCATTCCGATGATCGAGACGGACAGACTGACGCTACGCCCCTATTCATTGGCCGATTATCAACCTTACCTGACTATGTGCTCCGAGATCGAGGTGATGCGTTTTCTCGGGGGACAGCCCATATCCCCCGAGGAGGCATGGCATCGGGTGATGCGCTATGCGGGCCACTGGTCCCTTCTGGGCTATGGGATTTTTGCGGTCTTCGAAAAGTCGACCGGCGATTATGTGGGTGAAACAGGGATCGCCGACTACCATCGCGGCCTCGGTGAGGGGTTTGACGAGGCGGGGGAGGCCAGCTGGGTTTTCTCTGCCAAGGTTCATGGCCGCGGCTATGCGTTGGAGGCGGCGGAGGCGGCGCATCATTGGTTCACGAGCCACACAGGGCGCCGCCGTACCGTGTGCCTGGTGCACCCTGACAATCTTGCCTCGCTCAGGATCGCGACCCGGTTAGGATATGCCGAATTCGGCAAGCGACGTTACAAGGAGCAACTCCTGACCATGCTCGAGCGGGATGGGCAAGCAAGCGCGCCTATGTCTTGA
- a CDS encoding DUF5996 family protein, producing MNPWPQLDYLSWRETCSALHLYLQIAGKYRLAHTPWLNHSWNATFYVTPQGLASSPIPDGPGIEILFDLRAHKLVGTAGNGRRETIDLRPMTVATFHANFVQLISKLGGTPTFNGQPNEVPNPVPFVEDDRDRPYDRDAVQRFHQALVAVDQVFSRFRTSFLGKSSPVHLFWGSFDLAVTRFSGRRAPLHPGGIPALPDDVAQEAYDREVSSAGFWPGGGGLDYPAFYAYAYPAPGGYRAAPVRPDAAFWHEGLSEFVLPYDAVQSAADPDAALMAFLISTYEAAADLGGWDRDLLDCAQGRPRQARRPDPAQAATAPAVGDETIEREDGPSKGRYRLVVDGIEAEMTYSRAGDGLIIIDHTEVPAALRGRKVGERLVRQAIEDARRDGVDIIPLCPFAKAQIGRHPEWQDVLRRS from the coding sequence ATGAACCCCTGGCCCCAACTCGATTACCTCAGCTGGCGCGAAACCTGTTCGGCTCTGCATCTCTACCTCCAGATCGCCGGCAAGTACCGGCTGGCGCACACGCCGTGGCTCAACCATTCTTGGAACGCGACCTTCTATGTCACGCCCCAAGGTCTTGCATCCTCGCCCATTCCCGACGGGCCGGGCATCGAGATCCTGTTCGATCTCCGCGCGCACAAGCTCGTCGGCACCGCCGGCAACGGTCGCAGGGAAACGATCGATCTTAGGCCGATGACGGTCGCCACATTCCACGCCAACTTCGTGCAACTGATTTCGAAACTCGGCGGCACCCCGACCTTCAACGGCCAGCCGAACGAGGTTCCAAACCCGGTGCCCTTCGTCGAAGACGATCGCGACCGCCCCTATGACCGCGACGCGGTCCAGCGCTTCCACCAGGCGCTGGTGGCGGTGGATCAGGTCTTCAGCCGGTTCCGCACGTCCTTTCTCGGCAAATCCAGTCCCGTGCATCTGTTCTGGGGCAGCTTCGACCTGGCCGTGACCCGCTTTTCGGGACGGCGCGCACCGCTCCATCCCGGCGGCATCCCGGCCCTGCCGGACGACGTGGCACAGGAGGCCTATGACCGCGAGGTCTCGTCAGCGGGCTTTTGGCCGGGCGGCGGCGGCCTCGATTACCCCGCCTTCTATGCCTATGCCTATCCGGCTCCGGGCGGTTACCGGGCCGCGCCGGTCCGGCCCGATGCCGCGTTCTGGCATGAAGGCCTTTCGGAATTCGTCCTCCCCTACGATGCCGTGCAGTCCGCCGCCGATCCCGACGCCGCCCTAATGGCCTTCCTCATCTCGACCTACGAGGCAGCGGCCGATCTGGGCGGATGGGACCGAGATCTCCTGGACTGTGCGCAAGGCCGGCCACGCCAGGCCCGCCGACCCGACCCGGCGCAGGCAGCCACTGCGCCTGCGGTGGGGGACGAGACGATCGAGCGGGAAGATGGTCCGTCGAAGGGGCGCTACCGCCTGGTCGTCGATGGCATCGAGGCGGAGATGACCTATAGCCGCGCCGGCGACGGCCTGATCATCATCGACCACACGGAAGTGCCCGCGGCCCTGCGCGGCCGCAAGGTCGGCGAGCGACTGGTGCGCCAGGCGATCGAGGATGCCCGCCGCGATGGCGTCGACATCATCCCGCTGTGCCCGTTTGCGAAGGCGCAGATCGGACGGCATCCGGAATGGCAGGACGTGCTGCGCCGGTCGTGA